ATTCCCCCTAGCGGGCAAGAAGGAAACCTCAACCCTCTCGATATGAGCCATGGGAGGAGCTTTTTCTTCGAGGTCGACAAGAAAACTCCTTATATTGCTCTCGTTTCCTTCTACCTCGATTTCGACATTCCCCGAAGTATTACGTACCCAACCCTGCAGGCTATACTGATAGGCCAGTCGATAGACAAAGGGGCGGAAACCAACCCCCTGCACCACCCCCCACACCAAAACTCTAGCCAATTTTTTTGCTCTCACCAGCACCATCCACCCATTCTCCAATTAATACATCAAGCGGTAATCTTCCAACCGGTCAGTTGGTAATCCCGGGGCGGACGATATCCCTTAAGCAGGTCCAACTTTCCCTGTCTCTTCAGACTATTATAGATCAGAACCCAGGCGCAGTCTTTTTCCGGACTGAGTTCACATTTATCGTCTTTAGCTCCACCGCAGGCACCGTTAAGAAGCCCTTTGGGACAGCAGGCCACCGGACAGATTCCGCCGGTCACGGCAAGGAGACAATCGCCACAACCAACGCACCTCATTTCCAGAATGCCATCATCCCTGTCTTCCGCACCCATAAAGTGCGTATTCTGCACAGGGAAAACAGGAAGCTCAGGGAAAATTTTGGCCAGGGTCTGCACTCCCAATCCACAGGCTAAAGAGAGCACCGCCTCCGCATTACCTATTTCAGGTTTGAGCACCGACGCTGCCATATAGTCATCACACTGCTTCCCCACCGTAGTTATCTTAAAATTAAAAACCTTACCTCTCGGTTTTCCCGCGAGGTCAAGCATCTGGCCCAGTGTACTGGCTTCCCTCAAGCCTCTCGGCGGCTGGTTACAGCCGTCACAACCCACAACCAGAATATCAGAATAGGGTAAAATAAAGCCCAGCACTTCATCCAGAGGCTTTAGTGTTGTTACTATCATCTATTTACTCTCCTTCGACCCGATAGACTCTATTTCCCGGCTAAACCGTTCCAGCTCCCGGCCAAACTCTTCCTGATGACGGGGAGTCACCGTGCAAAAGCTAACCCTATCTTGAATACCTATCTGGCTCAATCTCTTCTTCAGAGCCGCAATCGAGCGCTGTACCTCCCGGCTCCCTGTCTGACGATGGCAATCCTCTTCCGGACAGGCTACCACCAAGACCCCACCGACTCCCTGCTGTAAAGCCTCCAGAATGTGGATACTCTCAACACGGGCAGCACAAGGCACGTCAATAACACCTGCATTCGGATTGGTCTTCTTATCAAGGGGCGGTAATACCGTCCATTGACACAGGAATACCAAGATCCCCGGCCTTTTCATCTCCGAGACCGCCTCAGTAATCGAACCGGAGATACGCTCTCTCTCCCAGCTTTCAAGCTCTATTGCCATAGCCGGACAAACAGCAGCACATAAGCCACAGCCCCGGCAGAGGGTCATATCAAAGCTGACCCCATGCGGGCTCTTGAAGGAAATAGCATCGCAAGGGCAGTAAAAAGCGCAGTCGCCACAGTTAATACACGACTCTTCATCATATTCAATCCCCGATACCACCGGCTGGAGTCCTGCGGCAACACACCCCTTGCAACTCTTACAAGGGCCGCAACAAAGGCATCTCCTCGCCTCCTCTACCACCTGCTCCAGGGTAAACGCTTTCTCAAAGGGCTCAAAATTCAGTCTTGCCTCTGCGGGTACCCATATCAGCGGCGGCTGAGACTTATAATAAGCGTTACTCAGGACAGACGCATCCTGATACTCCTTCTTTCTCCCGGTCTTTAAATCCTCACCCCTGATATAACGGTCGATGGACTCAGCCGCGTTCAGTCCATCCCGCATCGCTTCCGCAGCAAAACCCACCCTCCTCACGTCACCACCGATGAATACACCCTCCTTAAGGTTGCTCATCAGGATGATTTCGTCAACGTCAAGCTTCCTGCTCTTATCCAGCAAACCCTCCTGCTCATATATAGCCCGATCCTGCTCCTGACCGATGGTAACCAGCAGCACATCACCTTCAAGGTACACCACATCATCATGGTTAAACCTGGGATTGAACCCGCCGTTCTCATCAAATACCGAGGTGCACCGGGGACACTTTATCTTCTTAAATTTTCCACTTTCACCGATTACCTCTGCTACTCCCCTGGAATAGGCTATCCTTATCCCTTCCTGGGTAGCTCCTTCTATTTCCTCCCCGTCGGCAGGGATGCCATCCCTGGAGGACCTGTTCTCATTCTCTAAGCAGACCAGGGTTACTTCGCCACCCAGCCTCCGAGCAGTGCGGGCGACATCAAAGGCGACATTACCCCCGCCAAGGACAATCACCTTCTTGCCCCGATAGAGTCCTGGAGATGATATGCCCTGATTTACCTCATAAAGCAGGTTCAACCCGAACACAACCCCCTCCAGATTGACATTGTCAACCGGTTTACCATCAATGGTAAGAGGCCGGCTAACCGGCGTACCGGTAGCCAGGAATACAGCCTGGTAGCCTTCTTTCTTAAGGTCGTCAAGCTTTTTACCGACGCCTCCTATTTCAGCACCAAGCCTGACCTCAATATGGGCAATCCGGAGCAGACTGCTGATGACAGAATCAACGATATCCCCGGGAAGACGGTAGCGTGGGATTAGCCTGAGGGCACCGCCCAACTCGTGGCTTCTCTCCAATATGGTAATCCGATACCCCCTTTTGCTCAGTTCGTAGGCACACATCAAACCTCCGGGTCCGCTTCCGATGACGGCCACCTTTTCCTTATCCGGCGTAGGCAGGGTTGGTGCGGTCTCAAGATACCTGATGTAACGGTCGGCAACAAGTCGCACCAGCATCCTCCGCCTTACGGCCCCGGTCTCATCCTTGTAATTGCACCGCCTCTCACAGAGCCCGCAAATATAACTACAGACCGGGAAAAGGGGGTTCTTTTCATAGATTTCGTCACCAATCCTAATTATCTGCCGGTCAGCTTCTTCAGGATCCAGAGGCAACAAAGCAAGCATGGTATGGCTGCGCTGGATATCTTCTCCAAGAGGGCATGCTATCTGGCAGGGAGCCAAGTAAACTTTTCCCTCAGCACCACGACTTACTTCTTCAACCCGGGTCAGGTCTTCTTGAGGAACTAATTCGCTCATCTGTTTTCAGCCTTCTTCGAAAAATGGCATCTCACGAATACCAGATACGACTTCAGAGATAGAGGGTTTACCTCGCCGCCCGGCTATCACAAAGAGACCCGTCATCACCGGATTATCCATCTCCGAGATCGTTCATAGCTTTTCCTCTACTATTATTCGTTCGACAATGGACGGTATCTTTTCCGCCACTTCTTCGCTACACCGCTCGGAAAAGCACGCGTTATCCCTTACCTCAACGGCATAAATACTGACGGACTCAGGCATTTTGCACCCCAGGTTTCTGCCGACCTCGAAGGCAGTGGCAACATCCATACTATGGGCAGAAGAGGGAACGGCAGCCCTGCCGAGATCCTCCAGCCCGAGTTTGTACAGATCGCCCGGTCGCCCTTGCCCGGTCTTGATAGAATCGATGATGATGAGCTTATCGTAACCCGCTACATAATCAATTATGACAACGGCAGCCTCATTGGTTTCCTCGACTTTCAAGCCGGGTATTGCCGCCTTGAGCCGGCGGGCAATCTCAATACCCACTCCATCATCGCTGAGAATCGGGTTCCCTATGCCCAGGATGAGTGTCTCCATCTCCTGTCCTCTGTTTTCAAACAGCAATAACCTCTTTAACCTCAGGTACTTTCTCCTTAAGGAGCCGTTCAATACCCTGTTTCAGCGTCATCTTCGACATCGGACAGCCGCTGCAGGCACCCTTCAGTCTCACCTTCACCACGCCTTCGGTCACTTCTACCAGCTCGACGTCACCACCGTCCGCCTGCAGAGCCGGCCTTATCTTCTCCAGAACAGCCTCTACCTTTTCCTTCATAAAATACCCCCCTTTATTTTGATAACTCTACACATTTATCCTCTTTTTAAACTCCTTTTTAGCTTCCCATCAGATCCGTAGATGCTCACCTCGAGCGGCATTCCTCCGGGAAGGGAATGGGTGGCACAAGCATAGCAGGGGTCATAAGCC
This region of Dehalococcoidales bacterium genomic DNA includes:
- a CDS encoding methylenetetrahydrofolate reductase C-terminal domain-containing protein, with the protein product MIVTTLKPLDEVLGFILPYSDILVVGCDGCNQPPRGLREASTLGQMLDLAGKPRGKVFNFKITTVGKQCDDYMAASVLKPEIGNAEAVLSLACGLGVQTLAKIFPELPVFPVQNTHFMGAEDRDDGILEMRCVGCGDCLLAVTGGICPVACCPKGLLNGACGGAKDDKCELSPEKDCAWVLIYNSLKRQGKLDLLKGYRPPRDYQLTGWKITA
- a CDS encoding FAD-dependent oxidoreductase; the encoded protein is MSELVPQEDLTRVEEVSRGAEGKVYLAPCQIACPLGEDIQRSHTMLALLPLDPEEADRQIIRIGDEIYEKNPLFPVCSYICGLCERRCNYKDETGAVRRRMLVRLVADRYIRYLETAPTLPTPDKEKVAVIGSGPGGLMCAYELSKRGYRITILERSHELGGALRLIPRYRLPGDIVDSVISSLLRIAHIEVRLGAEIGGVGKKLDDLKKEGYQAVFLATGTPVSRPLTIDGKPVDNVNLEGVVFGLNLLYEVNQGISSPGLYRGKKVIVLGGGNVAFDVARTARRLGGEVTLVCLENENRSSRDGIPADGEEIEGATQEGIRIAYSRGVAEVIGESGKFKKIKCPRCTSVFDENGGFNPRFNHDDVVYLEGDVLLVTIGQEQDRAIYEQEGLLDKSRKLDVDEIILMSNLKEGVFIGGDVRRVGFAAEAMRDGLNAAESIDRYIRGEDLKTGRKKEYQDASVLSNAYYKSQPPLIWVPAEARLNFEPFEKAFTLEQVVEEARRCLCCGPCKSCKGCVAAGLQPVVSGIEYDEESCINCGDCAFYCPCDAISFKSPHGVSFDMTLCRGCGLCAAVCPAMAIELESWERERISGSITEAVSEMKRPGILVFLCQWTVLPPLDKKTNPNAGVIDVPCAARVESIHILEALQQGVGGVLVVACPEEDCHRQTGSREVQRSIAALKKRLSQIGIQDRVSFCTVTPRHQEEFGRELERFSREIESIGSKESK
- a CDS encoding hydrogenase maturation protease, which gives rise to METLILGIGNPILSDDGVGIEIARRLKAAIPGLKVEETNEAAVVIIDYVAGYDKLIIIDSIKTGQGRPGDLYKLGLEDLGRAAVPSSAHSMDVATAFEVGRNLGCKMPESVSIYAVEVRDNACFSERCSEEVAEKIPSIVERIIVEEKL
- a CDS encoding NifU family protein, with the protein product MKEKVEAVLEKIRPALQADGGDVELVEVTEGVVKVRLKGACSGCPMSKMTLKQGIERLLKEKVPEVKEVIAV